The sequence caccagtgtgttaggagtcaggactaaGGCAGGGAccaagtgcccctgcttcttcctctcttcgttcactggtgtctccttttgcctctctttcttcttctttccaccaccagatccattctgatgcttttccttctccctcttttgctcctccttcttttcattcatctcctccatcttcttcattcatctcttccatcttcttcattcatctcttccatcttcttctgaagaaggtcattctctcaatatgggcgctactgaggcagagtttggaaggatttcggagacgagtttaaaaaaagacctgactgtttacttaatgtattgttttttttttattgttttggcaatctaccttttgtataggcttgtttaagccctcctttgtacgttgtaatacacctttttattaataaaaattgttatcactttacttcacatgttctatctctattttttcgaAATGATAACGCAGTGCATAAACATACTATCTtatgaattctttttatttttaaaccgtgaccgacgtctaggaccaaagtcccagttaataaaaagattttgctctgtgtttataaaaacaatccggcttaataatactgaatcgaacaaatgatacttagggctgaaactcccattaggcgggaaaagaaaggacattatgatgagcttgctgagtcggcctggcacaataccgccgaccttagagtacaatacttggggcccTAATCctttatcaaagagaaaggcgCTATTACGAATTTGCAAGTGCTATTCGGCATAATAAtgtagcatttgaatcaatgacacctagggccaaaatgcttgctaagaaaaagatatcaccataactttaatagagttgtttggcacaacaatgccaaCCTatgaaaaacgatacttaccccaaaactagccgagatgatagctcaatgctcgatgcggtgtaagaagtaaccatccgaggacgtatcacccgcaaaatgaacagcccccctaggctactgaataatggggcgtttcaccatcttcttaacactcctattggcattgaccttttacagtatttgagccaaggaccatgcaatgccttggttctgtccaaaacctagttttctcatccaagtagttggtttccccataggcttgagtccgaggaccatgcaatgccttggttctgtccaaaactcagttttctcatccaagtagttggtttccctataggtttgagtccgaggaccatgcaatgccatggttctgtccaaaacccagttttctcatccaagtagttggtttccccataggcttgagtccgaggaccatgcaataccttggttctgtccaaaaccagttttctcatccaagtagttggtttccccataggcttgagtctgaggaccatgcaataccttggttctgtccaaaacccaattttctcatccaagtagttggtttccccataggcttgagttcgaggaccatgcaatgccttggttctgtccaaaacccagttttctcatccaagtagttggtttccccataggcttgagtctgaggactatgcaatgccttgattctgtccaaaacgcagttttctcatccaagtagttggtttccccataggcttgagtccgaggaccatgcaatgccttggttctgtccaaaacgcagttttctcatccaagtagttggtttccccataggcttgagtccgaggaccatgcaatgccttggttctgtccaaaacccagttttctcatccaagtagttggtttccctataggcttgagtccgaggaccatgcaatgccttggttctgtccaaaacccagttttctcgtccaagtagttggtttccccataggtttgagtccgaggaccatacaataccttggttctacccaaaactcagttttctcatccaagtagttggtttccccataggtttgaatccgaggaccatacaataccctggttctgtccaaaacccagttttctcattgCGCGGGACCTTGGCtctaggggagttagctcctcggccgagcccctagaattatccatgcaattaacgctaccaagcatagcccctagtcaagaagtatagcccctagcggaactttacactaaaattctataaccagttgttagaaatgacaaaggaactctctcgacctaccgcctatgccaacgtacaagcctttcccacagacggtgccaattgtaaggacacgattttggaacgaacctaaacagtattgggttcgcacgtaaaaaggcctagacaatatgatttgtagagcgtgagtttgaaaggctaggccttggtcaccaagcagtgggtttttcgtggtgttcatgcatggttaagttttcttcacccctggagtccttctcctggaggtgggctgggaggctctggtttttggccatttttcccagcctctctttagattacttatttttccttttatactagcctgcgttcactgtccttcgtccacgtatagggtcaacctttccaagactgatacttgtcccttcagcctatacccaaagtcgttggggatggttgtaaaagccgaagaatacggctctgtcaggtgcagagtattgaatggcagtaagggcagttttccctgaatattttagattttctttcaagcttagtcctataccgtttttgcccctctttccggtgggactttgagtctgccgaggactgaactgtcatCGGCTGTATCCCGAGGCTATCTTTGTGCTTCATAttatcgagcttgggccatagccctcctcgacttgggcctttggactccccacgggtaaatgggtctggcccataaattatttgggccccacaaataactatgtcattaataatttgtttaaattacaattttttgtaatttaaaattatgcataaaatataatcttatagattataaagcaaataatattcaattgacacaaaatttgacatgtgtattaaaaacataaagaacatgtaatccaacagttaaatttttgaaatatgtagtaatattaataatattgagtaaggttgtagccttaggttacaaccaattttgtagctaaattttatcTAATACTAATTGTCTtgatatttttagaattaaaagttttaaaatatgttttaaaaatatatgatgtAAGGACCTGATCTGAACTCCTAGCCCAAAAGTTATATGGACTTAGGCCAAAAAAGctcaaaaacaataaatttgtagagaatgggttgaaaaactgagttttaatgaattaattAGCAAGTAAACAGATCTAGAtgacaaagaaaggaaaataacaaattaacacTAAGGAAAGATATCCTTGGCAACGTCTGAGGAGACTGGTTCCTTAAATTGCTTTTGAAGCTCTATTACAAGTTTGATTCCTAATTGCTACATtgtttctcttccttttccaATCCCTTCCTTATgaagggtctcttacattatataactcccTTTAAACCATCTTgactttacacttgttgatcatttaagaccttacttgagtgtctgtcctatcagacaccttctttgattttttgtgagttgtggtagtcaaggcagcactgttcaggggtcttctccacataaatgcagccagaaaagtagctgcagtgcattcaatgcggtggtagcagtttttccttagatatttttgagttcACATCAACCTTATACGTGTATGATGCACGTCCTTATCGCTGGAGTTTCCTGGAAGGTCACCTTGATTGTTAGAATATAGATTTAAGTTGTATTATCATGTCCAAGGATATATTCTTCCTCGGACCACCCTTCCATTCGTATTTTGTTCATTAAGTCTTGGGTTTGAACCATTCATTTGTCCTCGGACTACTCATACTCTCGGCCAAGGcctaaggcccaatatatgatttgGACCCTTAACCCTACATATGAAAATAGTCTAATTAATGTATTAAATCATacaaaattgtttattttttttcaaattcatgtatcgcttataaaatatttagtaataatacattttacatTTGCATCTGCCCTAAAATGTGAATTATGCAAACCATGAATATGAGCAAGGTTTGAATCTGAATTACAATATTCAATACAAATGACACCATTCGGaatctacaaattttttaaaattttattttctatttaaaatttctacggatatgaaaaattttcatAGCAATGTGACCATATTGCATGAAATGCATTTAACATGCTAATATCATAGTAATATTTCATGATTTATAGTAGTATTAGTACAAAGAAACCAATTCATTTGAGGGTAAAgtcattattaaattaaaagatatatatcaaatttatgGTTTTACAAAGAAGAGTTTAATGAGTACCACTATTGATATCAAAATCATGTGGGGAAACCCAAActtatccaataaaataattaaggaTAAGGTGGAtgaatatattttatgttttctggTTATATGGaatgatgatgcaaaaaatcaacaGTTGAGTTCCTCGTCGTAGCAGATGGATGATGCTGTGAATGGGGTTGTCTTCGTAGGTGAGAATCTTGCAAAATGAACTGAGAGGAAAAGTAACACGCCAATGTAGCGTCAGCCAAACCACCTGCGATGCTTAAGTCAGCAAGGGAGAAAGATTCTAGAGAGAAAACGAGTTGAGAGTGATTTTGTAGAGTATTTGTGTGTACCTTTAACTTCTGTTGTCTTCTCTTTTAAAGTTATGTGCCTCATTAATGTGTTATTTAGATTAGTTTAATTCTTATGggcatttttgttttgctttagTGGACAGTGATGATGTTTAGGGGGcatatgtaattttattgagCAAAATTGCTATAATTaattaccaatatatatatataggagtattttaatttttcaaaatttggccAAAGAATGGCTCCGTCCTTGATGCATGTATTATATAATTTGAGCAAGATTGCCCGTTCTACTACTTTGCAAGTTAAGACTCTATTTTTACCGATTTACTTAAATTAGGAATTCTTTAATTGGGCCATAAAGTTgagcttttttattattatattcagtggaaagaaagaaaaaattaacaaaaatttgaatccCTAAATAAATGGACAAAACTTAGAAACACTTTAAGTATTGTTCcttaaattttccttttaagatttagtcatgtgactacttaactaaaacaatacacttccatcccatgagaaaaaattcacaagGCAAAATATTAAAAGGGGAATTTAAGGAACAACAaatattgtacctaagtctAACTCactaactttcagtttttttcatttcaattctctaattttcagttttgtcatttcggttctcttattttcaatttttgtcaatgcaAGATTCTGTTAGAGTTCAGTTAGGAGCTGCCGTTAACACTACTGAAACGATgttgttttgcctttttttttaatttcggaattaaaataaaataagaaaaatttgtaaaaaaatatataaatatataaatttaaggGGAACGACGTCCTCATTCCCCTTTCCCTGAAATCAAAATAAAGAACACGACATGACACCCCTCCACGGCCTCTTGAAGAGCGAGAACAGCATGGCTCTGGAACCTTAAATCTGTCTtagaacaaaaagaattttatataagaaaaacagttcgcacaaaaagaaaaagagaaatatataagatcAATTTTCTCTGCAACCAAACAAAGGGGAGGGATATAAACAAACCTTGAAGTCTTGTGCGATTTCACAAACAAGACGCGGGAAGGGCAACTTGCGAATCAAAAGCTCGGTACTCTTCTGGTATTTGTGAATTTCACTGTTTAAAGTCCAGAAGAAACTAgggtttcaaaagaaaataaacgaccaaattacaaaagttagaatttttacaaaaaataattaccGAAGAGCAATAGTTCCAGGACAATAACAATGGGGCTTCTTCACTCCACTAGTTGTGGGTGCAGATTTCCTTGCAGATTTTCTTAGTTAGGGTTTGGGTGTCGtgttctttgttttgatttcagTGGAATGGGAATGACGACAATGTTCCCcttaaatgttttcttttctttttttttttcttttttttacggatttttcttattttattttaattccaaaaatttaaaaaaaaaaaaaagaaaaaaaaaagagggaaaacgGGATCGTTTCACCAATGTTAACAGCAGCCCCTAACTAAGCTCTAAAGAAATTGtgcattgacaaaaattgaaagttagaggattgaaatgacaaaactaaaagttagagaactaaaatgaaaaaagctaaaagttagaaggtcaattttaaattttgccAAATATATACAAGCAGACTGTTCAATTCTCgataagttagaaaattttcaacctACGAATCAAACTGACCTTACTAATTTGATGGTCATAATTGCCCAATTCATGCCACCTCACATAATAAACCTGCACGATTTGGAAAGAGTCATACAAATGAACGAGTTAGATATTTTGTAGAGCCCTAGCAGAAGTGTGTTTATCATATTTAATTCTCACAAAAAgttacatgtatatatatatatacacacaaagaAAGTTACTAGCTAGTATATGATAATAAAATGGCAGAttaagcttcttcttttttcttttttcttttttcttttttattgaaagaTTTAGCTTAGTTGGGTGTGTGAATGCGTGCAGTGGTGTTGGGTGTGTGGTTGTTTGGGGTGGATCAGTGATAGTGTTAATGGTGGTTGTGATGGTTAGACTAGTGCCGCCAGTGaatgaagaggaaaaagaaatattaaattttaaatcaaaatttttaagtttttaactaaattttaattagaataattttttatttagttgcATGCATTTTCTGTTCATTGTTGTAACACAGTGTGATTTGGACATTTATAAAAGTTCaaggatttttaatttcaaattagaagtAGTCGGTTTGATTTAAATTCCTAGTGTTAGATATGCGgttaaatgaataaattcatcattttctaattgtttaaattttttagagaattgataatttaatatgATATCAGAAATAGAATTCTTTAGTTTGATCCCTTACTTTACtttacctcccatttaaaatgttttaaatcCTACGTGTTGGACTGCACTTCTAAAGAGGAAGTGTTAGAActatagttaaataattaaattctcaattttttgaagTAATCGGTAAGAATTTAGGAGTTAGAATTACTTTGATAAAGACTACCCAAATAAAGAATTATAAAGTAACTTTGGAAATTGCCTTAAAGAATAACCAAATAGAAGTTAGAAGTAGAACTACCTGAATAAAAACTACCCAAATAAAGAATTACAAAGTAACTTTGGAAATTGCCTTAAAGAATAGCCAAATAGGTGTACTTTTTGGCTGAAACCCCAATTCTCACTTAAAAACCCCAATTCACGACCTAAAACACACATAAACAACACAAACCAAAAGATACCAACAAGCACTGAACCAACTTGCAATTACATTCAAACCATGTGTTATGGATCTGTTTGGGTACcgtttattgctgaaaattaaaaactaaaaacattgtagtaaaataatttttaaacgtgTAAATAATGCTAGgggacccaattttaaagttaaatttgcATTTTTCCCAAGTTATGGGTTTCATAAACAATACCCATGGACCCACTATAAAAAACGCAGCTGCACTAAATAGCGCAAAACGcgctatccaaactcacactatATGACTAGTTTGCGAAGTAAATTTGTTATTGATGTTCAATATCTGTTGGTCCAATATAGTATCACAGCCTTCTCATGCACATCGTACATATCCAAACAAGTTACACATAACAAAAGTGTGTTATAGTGCAATGAAACACAAGTAGTAATCAGAGAGTACCAAGTGATGCAACTGATCAAACAGCATGTCTCGAATATCACCCACGCAAGAAAAcgtaaaataccaaaatacacCAAATCtacaacaaaattaaatagGGAAAGGCATAGAGCAAATGGAATACACAATGTCACAATAAACACCATATATTAGCTTAACTGATCAAGTTAACAACCCAGAAGTCAACATTTTACAgtgacaaaaagaaaatttgatcaATTCAAACCAAGTCAAGCTTAAAAGCTTAAGTAAGCCACCATGAAAGCTCGGTAGTTTAGTGAAACATTTCTTGCACCCACCACCTGTTATTACAAATTACTTTACTATTATTTACTCCAAAAATATTGATCTTTAGCACCAAgagtatatattatataagtttataaactAAAGGTTCACAAGGCTTGGAGCAGACTGAGGAGGATTTGTGAGCATGTGAACAACTTCTCTCATGGTGGGCCTAGCAGAGCTTTCATCTTCAACACACAGCATAGCTATCTTAAACAAATGTATCACACCTGTGAGAGGGTACCCACTGAGCCTAGGGTCCACAACTGCGAGAACTGAAGCTGCATCAGATGGCTGAGAAAGTTCTGATGCTGTTTTCCTAACCCATCTCACAATGTCTACCCCATCACCAAACTCCCCCACTGGTTTCCTCCCTGCTATCAGTTCCAGTAGCACAACACCAAAACTGTACACATCGCTTTTCTTGTCCACTTTTAGCGTGTAAGCGTACTCTGTTGCACAGCGAAAATTAATGAGATTTCAGATGCTTAGCTCACGTTCAAAGTAAAATGTTGGTAAGGTGAATTCAAAACACTGAACGTGGCTAAATGGGACAAAAGCAAACATAACTAAGTTGTACTGGTGAATTGCCTATTactattatataattaatactAGTATATTTTTAAGACTAGTTTATACAAAAGGGCAAAATTTGGATTCAGTGGTTAGTTGTACTAGATCCATTATGATGATGACATATGTCCATTTTTAACCATGTGTCATCATTCTAACGAGTTCAACAAACTAAATGCGCTAGACTTAAGCCAAGTCTATTACAAAATATGTTATTATAAAGAGGTCAAATTTTAGTCCAGTTCCCAATCTACTAgaaccaattttttttgaacttttgaaGCCACAGGGAACAAAATATATGACATTAAGCATAAACACAGCAAAGTCATTTGTTATGGCCTGATTTTTAAATCTTAGTCAGCTTATTTTATGGGTTCTgttttttcaaaacattatttttttctaaggtacaacttattttatttatttttataattcaatagttgtagttgggaagaaaaaattttaatcttgaAAGTATATAGAAGTAACAATTGAGCTATAAGACTGGCTAGATACACGTGTATACCGATTGACACCCTCAATTATAACTTACTCAACGAAAGTATACTAACAAGTAACACCAACTATATATAGACAGAATTTTCACATTTTGAGAGAGGTGATCTTACTCAATAAAGGTATACTAAACAACgaatacaaacacaaattttcacaacaatttttaacCATATTGATGAAACTTCTTGTCATTGGTACATGATAAAGGTAATATCAATCATGAGATGCACGtcaaattcatattcaaatcaaAAGCTACCATGTCACTACAGCACATGTACTAGCACTAGAGGTTGAAGAACAAGATGACAAACCTGGGGCAATGTAACCATACGATCCAGCAATGGAGGACATGCACTCCGAGGCCCCAGCATCCTGAAGAAACTTGGCGAGCCCAAAATCAGCAACATGAGCCTCAAAGTCTGAGTCCAGCAATATATTATTAGACTTCACATCCCTATGAATAATCATAGGCGAACAATCATGGTGAAGATAACACAACCCCGTAGCAGCCTCCACGGCTATTTTGTACCTCATATCCCATTGCAAATGCCCACCTTTCGACCCATGCAACATTTCCCCCAAACTCCCATTCGGCATGTACTCGTACAACAACAAGTTCGTGTCCTTGTTCGACACGTAACCCAACAGCTTCACTATAAACCGGTGTCGAATTCGACCCAACGTTTGAATCTCAGCCGTGAAGCCATGGTCACTGTGTCCACTCCCTCGACCCACCAACCGTTTGATCGCCACGTCAATGCCGAACGGCATGGACCCACGGTACACAATCCCGGACCCACCTTTGCCAATGATGTTCTCTTCTTTCAAACACTCTAGAACATCTTCAGCTTTGAAATCGAGCTTTTGAAACGCGGTGAGTTTCCAGGCCCGAGAGTTCTGGACTTTCCTCTTGTGGAGCGTGTAACCCGTAACCACACCCAGTAAGAGAGCCGTTACGAGTGCAATCACGCTCACAATTATCTTCCAAGTACCCGGGTTGGTACTCCTCCGACCCGAACCGCGACCCGAATTGATCAAGAACGGGCAAGAAACATGACGTGGCGAGCAGAGATTGCGGTTTCCAGCGAAGGAACTTTCATTGAAAACAGAAAACTGGTCTCCAGTGGGAATTCTGCCCTCCAAATTGTTGTAAGAAAGGTCAAGCGTTGTGAGGGACGTCATGTTTCGAATTTCTTCAGGAATTTGACCCGTAAGTTGATTTCTCGAGCAATTGAGAACACTGAGAACATTCAGTTCGGTAATCCCTTTAGGAATTTCCCCAAACAGACTGTTTCCGCTAAAATCGACCGTGGTTAAAGAAGTACACTCAGAAATCGAACCCGGGATTTCGCCGCTGACATTGTTATCGCTTATATTGAACTTCGCGAGCATCTTTAGCTGGAACAATTCCTTCGGAATCTCACCGGAAAACGAGTTCATTTCCAGAGACAAGGTCTGCAAACTATTGAGATTTTGAATTCCCTTGGGAATTTTCCCTGAAATTCTATTACCGGAAAGCGAGAGAATCCCGAGACTTTCACCTGAAAAATCCGACGGAAGATCACCGGATAAGTTATTATCGTCAAGCTCCACCACCTGCGCTAATGGCAAGTTGAAAAGACCCGCCGGAATCGTACCGTTGAGTTGGTTCTTCGTGACTCTGACTTTGAGAAGCGATTTACACTCTCCGAGTTCCTCAGGGATCGGACCGACAAAGAAATTCTGAATGAGAATCAGTGTCTTCAACATCCCTCCTTTGCACAAACCTCGAGGAATCAAACCGGTGAGGTGGTTGGACGTCACGTCGAGGTCTTTCAACTTTCCATTTCTCCCCAGATTCTCAGGTAGCTGCAATGTAAAATTGTTTTCCCATATCTGAAACACTTCGAGATTCGGTAACTCGCCAAtaaattccgggattggacctTGTAGCTTGTTCTTAAACAAATTGATTAGCTTAATATTCTCAAGCCTTGAAAAATTATCTGGTATATTACCAGTAAGTTGGTTGATTGAGAGATCCAAAGAAAGCAAGTTTTGTAAGTTAGAGAGTTCAGGAGGTATCAAACCTGTGAGACGGTTTATTTGGAGAAACAATGAGTCCAAGTTCTTCAAAAGGCCTAAACTCTGAGGAATTTCACCAGTAAGGCTACAACTAGCCATGTCTAGTCGTTGAAGCGAAGTGAGCGAACCCAACTCATCTGGAATACCACCTTCGAAAGCGTTGAAGTACCCAACGAACATTTTTTGGAGATTCTTTAACCGACCCAAACTCGCCGGAATCTCGCCTGTGAGTGAGTTACCATTCAAGCCCAAGAACTCGAGGCTTTGAATCTCGGAGTAGGAGTCTGGGATTGACCCAGAAAAGTAGTTCCCACCGAGACAAAGATGCTTGAGGTTTTTCAAGTTCACAATCTCTGTAGGAAGTGGGCCAGAGAAATTGTTGTTGTAAATGTCGAGAACTTCGAGGCTTGCCATTCCGAGAGTGACTTCGCCGGGGAATTTGCCGACGAAGACGTTGTTGGAGATGTTGAGGAACTTGAGTGACGTGAGGTTCCCCATTTCTAATGGAAGACTTCCGGTGAGATTGGTGGCGGCGAGTGTTAGGTTCACTAGCTTGTCTAGTAAGCCAATCTCCGGTGGAAGAAAACCGAAGAGTTTTATATCAGTCACGTTGAGAGAAACAACTCGTAAATCTTCGTCACATGAAACCCCGGGGAAAGAGCAATGCGCCGCTGGAGAAGAAGAGACCTCCCAGTCTTTCAAGTCTGCACCTTTGGGTCCTTTCATGGCAGACTTAAGCTTCAACAGAACTTCAAGATCACTGTACGAAGAAGAACATGCtgagaagagaaggaaaagtATAGCAATGTGAAGTAGGAAGCTGGTAGTGGCACAGCTCCTCATCTCTCTGGCTCTCTGTGTGTTTGCACTGTCACGGGTTCTTTCTTCTACGCAAAAGCCTGAGGAAGAATGAATGAATGCAGGTTCGATCAAATCTCACTGTGAGGCTTAGTTTATAAGAGCCTCGTAATGGGAGAATCA is a genomic window of Quercus lobata isolate SW786 chromosome 2, ValleyOak3.0 Primary Assembly, whole genome shotgun sequence containing:
- the LOC115974514 gene encoding receptor protein kinase CLAVATA1-like, producing the protein MRSCATTSFLLHIAILFLLFSACSSSYSDLEVLLKLKSAMKGPKGADLKDWEVSSSPAAHCSFPGVSCDEDLRVVSLNVTDIKLFGFLPPEIGLLDKLVNLTLAATNLTGSLPLEMGNLTSLKFLNISNNVFVGKFPGEVTLGMASLEVLDIYNNNFSGPLPTEIVNLKNLKHLCLGGNYFSGSIPDSYSEIQSLEFLGLNGNSLTGEIPASLGRLKNLQKMFVGYFNAFEGGIPDELGSLTSLQRLDMASCSLTGEIPQSLGLLKNLDSLFLQINRLTGLIPPELSNLQNLLSLDLSINQLTGNIPDNFSRLENIKLINLFKNKLQGPIPEFIGELPNLEVFQIWENNFTLQLPENLGRNGKLKDLDVTSNHLTGLIPRGLCKGGMLKTLILIQNFFVGPIPEELGECKSLLKVRVTKNQLNGTIPAGLFNLPLAQVVELDDNNLSGDLPSDFSGESLGILSLSGNRISGKIPKGIQNLNSLQTLSLEMNSFSGEIPKELFQLKMLAKFNISDNNVSGEIPGSISECTSLTTVDFSGNSLFGEIPKGITELNVLSVLNCSRNQLTGQIPEEIRNMTSLTTLDLSYNNLEGRIPTGDQFSVFNESSFAGNRNLCSPRHVSCPFLINSGRGSGRRSTNPGTWKIIVSVIALVTALLLGVVTGYTLHKRKVQNSRAWKLTAFQKLDFKAEDVLECLKEENIIGKGGSGIVYRGSMPFGIDVAIKRLVGRGSGHSDHGFTAEIQTLGRIRHRFIVKLLGYVSNKDTNLLLYEYMPNGSLGEMLHGSKGGHLQWDMRYKIAVEAATGLCYLHHDCSPMIIHRDVKSNNILLDSDFEAHVADFGLAKFLQDAGASECMSSIAGSYGYIAPEYAYTLKVDKKSDVYSFGVVLLELIAGRKPVGEFGDGVDIVRWVRKTASELSQPSDAASVLAVVDPRLSGYPLTGVIHLFKIAMLCVEDESSARPTMREVVHMLTNPPQSAPSLVNL